The DNA segment GCGCAGTCTCCGTCGGGCAAAGAGAACAGCGAGAAAACGATGTCCTTGACCTGCTCCTTGACCGACCACACGAGCTGTTCCGGAGTGATGAGACCCCGCTCCACCAGGACCGTCCCGAACCGCTTGCCGGGGGTCACGGAGTTGGATGCGGCGTAGAAATCGGGAACGGACAGGATTCCGCGGCGGATCAGCATTTCCCCCAACCGGTCGTTGCGGTCGGTCGATCCGGCGAACACCACGCGGCCGTCTTGGAGAAAGACTTTCTTGCGAACCCCTCCGGCGCCCACCTCGAGGGCCCCCGTCGCCCGCTCCTTGTAGTGCCGAGCGAGAAGCAGGGGAAAACCGCCGTCCTGGCAATCGTGGCTCAAGGCCGCCTCCCGGGGTCCCTGGGGACCCTTGGTGCGCCGTTCCGCTGGCTGTATAGTACCGCCAAACACGGAGGGAAGCCATGTCCGACTGCCTCTTCTGCAAGATCGCCTCGGGCGAGATCCCGAGCCGGAAGGTCTATTCCGACGACGAACTCTTCGCCTTCGAGGACATTCACCCCCAGGCCCCCGTCCATGTCCTCATCATCCCCCGCAAGCACCTGGAGACGCTGAACGACCTGTCGGACGCCGACGCCCCGCTGATGGGCCGCCTCCTCTTGCTTTGCTCTCGAATCGCCCGGGAAAGGGGTCTCGACGCCAAGGGCTTCCGCCTCAATGCCAACTGCCTTGAATCGGCGGGGCAATCGGTGTTTCACGTCCACTTTCACCTTCTGGGCGGGCGACCCTTCGGCTGGCCGCCGGGTTAGGGCCCGGACGGGGTCATCCGAAGGGCCCGACCGGTGCCTTCGACGCCGGCGGGGCCGCGCTCGGGACCTCAGGTCCCCGGGGACCAGGCCGCCCCGTCCCCTCCCGCCCTCCCGGAGCGGGCTCCCCCTCCACGGCTGTCCTTGTGGTATCTTGGAGCGGTCCGGATCCGGACGGCCTTGCGGGCCGAATAGGCAAGCGCCTCGGGACGTTTGGGATGTCTGGATGGAGATCGCCATGGCCCAAGGGCTCCGGGTGGAGACATTCGAGGTGGGACCCCTTGAGAACAACGCCTACCTCGTAGTGTGCGACCGGTCCAAGGAAGCGGTCCTGGTGGACCCGGCCATGGGCAGCGAAGGCATCGCGGCCAGGATCGACGAACTCGGCGTCCGGCTCGCGGCCGTGCTCAACACCCACGGCCACTTTGACCACATCTTTCACAATGCCTTGTTTTCCAAGAGATTCGGAGCCAAGGTCCTGATTCACGAAGGGGACCTCGAGCTCCTCAGGTGCGTGGATCGTCACGCGGCCCTGTTCGGGTTCCGGGCCCATCCGGGTCCGGAACCCTCCGGGTTCCTCAAGCCGGGAGAGTCCATCCAGGTAGGCGATTACAGCCTCCGGGTGGTTCACACCCCGGGGCATTCGCCGGGCGGCGTGTGCTTCGTGGGGACCGGCTTCGTTCTGGTGGGAGACACCCTCTTCGCCCAATCCATCGGGCGAACGGACCTTCCGGGAGGAGATTACGACACCCTCGTGCGCTCCATCCGGACAGAGCTCTACACCCTTCCGAACGCCACCGAGGTACTTCCGGGCCACGGGCCGTCCACGCTGATCGGCTTTGAAAAGCGGCACAACCCCTTCGTCAAGGGGCTGTCGTCGCACGCCGATTGACGCGGGCGCTCCCGGCGCGGGCCGGGAGCCTCCCCGATGGAGGCCGTCTCCGTGGATCAGGAATTGCCGCTCCCCATCCCCTTGCAGCAGGGAATCCTGTACGGCCCGGTCCGGTCCAGGCGCCTCGGCCTCTCTCTGGGGCTCAATCTCCTCCCCGACGAGATCAAGGCCTGCTCGCTGAACTGCCGGTACTGCCAGTATTCCTGGACGGGCCTGCTCACCGGAGACGGGCGGGCCGTCGCGCCGTTCCTGCCAACCCGCGAGGCCGTTCGAGAAGCCCTTCGGGCTCGCCTTTTGGAACTGGCCGCCGGGGGGACCCCCCCGGATGTCCTGACCTTCTCGGGCAACGGGGAGGCCACGCTTCACCCCGATTTCCCTTCCATCGCCGCCGACGTGACCGAGCTGAGGGACGCTCTCGCGCCCAGGTGCCGGACGGCGATCCTCTCCAACTCCACCACCATTCACCGGCCGGAGATCCGCCGGGCCCTCCTCGCCCTCGACCTTCCGATCCTCAAGCTCGACACGGGGCGCGAGGAGACCTTCCGCAAACTCAATGCGCCCGCCCCGGGCGTCACCTTCGCCCACATCCTCGACGGCCTGCGGGCCATGGAAGGCCGAGCCATCCTCCAGTCCCTGTTCGTGACGGGCTCCGTGGACAACTCCACGGAGGAGGAGGTGGTGGCCTGGATCCGCGCCGTCGCCGCCATACGGCCCCATCATGTTCAAATCTACACGCTCGACCGGGGAACCGCCGACCGGGGCCTGCGCCCCGTCGAGCGGACCCGTCTCCTCGCCATCGGCGACGCCCTTCAAGCGTCCTGCGGCGTGCGGGCGGAGGTCTTCGGTTGACCTTCACGCAGGGAGGAAAAGGCCATGACGGCCCATAGTCTGTTGCCCCTTTTGACCGGGCTCCTGGGATTGACCCTGGGGATCATCGGCGGCTGGCTGCTCTCCAACCGCCTGGGAGCGAGGGCGCTGACCCGCGCGCGGGAGGAGGCCCAGCGCCTCCTGGACGACGCCGCCGTCCAGGCCGAGAACCTCCGCAAACTCGAGCTGGCCAGGGCCAGGGAGCAGTTCGAACTGGAGCGCCAGGCCGCGGAGGACGATTACCAGAAGCGCTTCGAGGCCGTGAAGAACATCGAACGGGCCATGAACCGCCGCGACGCGCACCTCCAGCAGGTGGACCGCGAACTGGCGAAGCGGCGGTCGGAACTCGACGAGGTGGAGAAGAAGCTCCAGGAGGGTTTCGACGAGGTGGCCCGCCAGGAAGAAAAGGCCCGCGAACTCCACGCCGAATACCTGGCCCGCATCGAACGCGTGGCCGGGCTCTCGGCGGAGGAGGCCAAGCGCCAGCTCGTCTCGAACTACAAGAGCGAGGCCGAGCACGAGGCGGCCGCCTTGATCCGCCAGATCAAGGAGGACGCCCAGCGAACGGCGGAGATGGAGGCGCAGAAGATCATCACCCTGGCCATCGAGCGCGTCGCCGCGGACCAGGTCGTGGAGCGGACCACGACCCAATACCGCCTCCAGGACGAGAACATCAAGGGGCGCCTCATCGGCCACGAGGGCCGGAACATCAAGTTTTTCGAGGAGCAGACGGGGATGCAGCTCCTCATCAACAACGACGATCCCAACACCGTCGTCATCTCGGGATTCAACCCCATTTCCCGCGAGGTGGCGCGCCAGTCCCTGGAG comes from the Acidobacteriota bacterium genome and includes:
- a CDS encoding histidine triad nucleotide-binding protein; the protein is MSDCLFCKIASGEIPSRKVYSDDELFAFEDIHPQAPVHVLIIPRKHLETLNDLSDADAPLMGRLLLLCSRIARERGLDAKGFRLNANCLESAGQSVFHVHFHLLGGRPFGWPPG
- a CDS encoding MBL fold metallo-hydrolase; translation: MEIAMAQGLRVETFEVGPLENNAYLVVCDRSKEAVLVDPAMGSEGIAARIDELGVRLAAVLNTHGHFDHIFHNALFSKRFGAKVLIHEGDLELLRCVDRHAALFGFRAHPGPEPSGFLKPGESIQVGDYSLRVVHTPGHSPGGVCFVGTGFVLVGDTLFAQSIGRTDLPGGDYDTLVRSIRTELYTLPNATEVLPGHGPSTLIGFEKRHNPFVKGLSSHAD
- a CDS encoding radical SAM protein produces the protein MEAVSVDQELPLPIPLQQGILYGPVRSRRLGLSLGLNLLPDEIKACSLNCRYCQYSWTGLLTGDGRAVAPFLPTREAVREALRARLLELAAGGTPPDVLTFSGNGEATLHPDFPSIAADVTELRDALAPRCRTAILSNSTTIHRPEIRRALLALDLPILKLDTGREETFRKLNAPAPGVTFAHILDGLRAMEGRAILQSLFVTGSVDNSTEEEVVAWIRAVAAIRPHHVQIYTLDRGTADRGLRPVERTRLLAIGDALQASCGVRAEVFG
- the rny gene encoding ribonuclease Y, with the translated sequence MTAHSLLPLLTGLLGLTLGIIGGWLLSNRLGARALTRAREEAQRLLDDAAVQAENLRKLELARAREQFELERQAAEDDYQKRFEAVKNIERAMNRRDAHLQQVDRELAKRRSELDEVEKKLQEGFDEVARQEEKARELHAEYLARIERVAGLSAEEAKRQLVSNYKSEAEHEAAALIRQIKEDAQRTAEMEAQKIITLAIERVAADQVVERTTTQYRLQDENIKGRLIGHEGRNIKFFEEQTGMQLLINNDDPNTVVISGFNPISREVARQSLERLIQAGKIHPRKIQEVVAKVKKKVQREIVIAGEEAFKTLGLEQAHPEIVKLVGKLKYRTSYGQNVLNHSIEVAELCGNMAAELGLDVDLARRAGLLHDIGKAIDVEREGTHPELGGEAGRQYGEHEVVVNAIESHHEDVEVIHPISILVAVCDAISGSRPGARRASLTDYLRRIETLEAIVNSFEGVEQSFAIQAGREVRVIVKTDQVRDDRLPFLTSEMTKKIQEEMDFPGRIRVTLIREMRAVEYAG